From a region of the Pirellulales bacterium genome:
- a CDS encoding transposase: protein MPQSLAKNSIHLVFGTKGRRPYLTSSVGPQVFAYLAGAFQKWESPAIIVGGHVDHVHALFLLNKNVSLARIVEEIKKGSSKWIKTLGVGLDDFAWQNGYGAFSVSESNSLEVRKYIENQEEHHRRRSFQDEFRELCARHGVEIDERYAWS, encoded by the coding sequence ATGCCGCAATCTCTCGCCAAGAATTCGATCCATTTGGTGTTTGGCACGAAGGGGCGCCGCCCTTATTTGACCAGCTCGGTCGGTCCGCAGGTTTTTGCTTATCTCGCAGGTGCGTTCCAGAAATGGGAGAGTCCGGCGATCATCGTGGGCGGGCACGTCGATCACGTTCACGCGTTGTTCTTGCTCAACAAGAATGTCTCGCTGGCGAGAATTGTCGAGGAGATCAAGAAGGGCTCGTCGAAATGGATCAAGACTCTCGGTGTCGGACTGGATGATTTCGCTTGGCAAAATGGCTACGGTGCGTTCTCGGTCAGCGAGTCCAATAGCTTGGAAGTTCGCAAGTACATCGAAAATCAAGAGGAGCATCACCGCCGCCGATCGTTCCAAGACGAATTTCGCGAGCTGTGCGCACGCCATGGCGTCGAGATAGATGAGCGGTACGCTTGGTCGTAA
- a CDS encoding DUF6263 family protein, producing MLCSRTSYCCLLAATIAASGILSAGTARGDNTLRWKFKEGDTLNYVMDRETDMKIDLSGSLIEVKSGMIFDTSWKVKSVDADGTATIEQTVDRIQMKMDSPLGGGLDYDSKKPGSGTGQIWDMMGPMIESLVGGTFTLKATATGQVSDIKLPEKVAEHLAKQQGGGGGGGGGRRGGGGGLGGMMGGLSENSIKEMITRSIVPLPEKPVTPDVKWSQSFAEEMRGAGVKKTEVTYSTSEKTSAEGHEIQKIAAKSDITFEPAEQSQVDIEIEEQEGDMTIYFDVNTGRTVKAEGVQKQVIAITAPNREITQEVEEKVTVREGKSDDGKDGDKDGDK from the coding sequence ATGTTGTGCTCTCGCACTAGTTACTGTTGCTTGCTCGCTGCCACGATCGCGGCCAGCGGAATCCTGTCCGCCGGCACCGCGCGTGGTGACAACACGCTGCGTTGGAAGTTCAAGGAAGGAGACACGCTCAATTACGTCATGGACCGCGAGACCGATATGAAAATCGATCTCAGCGGCTCGCTGATCGAAGTCAAGTCGGGCATGATCTTCGACACCAGTTGGAAGGTGAAGTCCGTCGACGCCGACGGCACCGCCACGATCGAACAGACCGTCGATCGCATCCAGATGAAGATGGATTCTCCGCTGGGCGGCGGACTGGATTACGATTCGAAGAAGCCCGGCAGCGGCACCGGCCAGATCTGGGACATGATGGGCCCGATGATCGAATCGTTGGTCGGCGGCACCTTCACCCTCAAGGCCACGGCAACCGGACAGGTCAGCGACATCAAGTTGCCGGAAAAGGTCGCCGAGCATCTCGCCAAGCAGCAAGGCGGTGGTGGCGGTGGTGGCGGCGGCCGTCGCGGTGGCGGCGGTGGACTGGGCGGCATGATGGGCGGCCTGTCGGAAAACAGCATCAAGGAAATGATCACCCGCTCGATCGTCCCGCTGCCCGAGAAGCCGGTCACGCCGGACGTGAAGTGGTCGCAGAGCTTCGCCGAAGAGATGCGCGGCGCAGGCGTGAAGAAGACCGAGGTTACCTACTCGACCTCGGAGAAGACCTCGGCCGAAGGGCACGAGATCCAGAAGATCGCCGCCAAGAGCGATATCACCTTCGAACCGGCCGAGCAATCGCAGGTCGATATCGAAATCGAAGAGCAGGAAGGCGATATGACGATCTACTTCGACGTCAACACCGGCCGCACCGTGAAGGCCGAGGGCGTACAGAAGCAGGTCATCGCCATCACCGCCCCGAATCGCGAAATCACCCAGGAAGTCGAAGAGAAGGTGACCGTTCGCGAAGGCAAGAGCGACGACGGCAAAGACGGCGATAAAGACGGCGACAAGTAG
- a CDS encoding glucose 1-dehydrogenase, which yields MNVEGKAAIVTGGGTGVGRATALELARRGCAVLINYSRSRDEAEQTAADVKALGGRGLAIEADVADDDACRRMVETAVSEFGRLDVLVNNAGTTRFIPHDRLEDVKAEDWERIMAVNLQGPFQCARAAAAAIRASGGEGEIVNVASTAGIAATGSSIPYCASKAALLNLTVALARVLAPKIRVNAVAPGFIDGRWLRNGLGPAFEYALKMYEERLPLGRVCQPEDVAAAIVSLITGSDTITGQTIVCDSGMLIADFLARPKQPS from the coding sequence ATGAACGTTGAAGGAAAAGCGGCCATCGTCACCGGGGGAGGCACCGGCGTGGGCCGGGCCACGGCGCTGGAGCTGGCACGCCGCGGTTGCGCCGTGCTCATCAACTACTCACGATCGCGCGACGAAGCCGAGCAGACCGCCGCCGACGTCAAGGCGCTTGGCGGACGGGGCCTGGCCATCGAAGCAGACGTAGCCGACGACGACGCCTGCCGCCGCATGGTCGAGACGGCCGTGAGCGAGTTCGGCCGACTCGACGTGCTCGTCAACAATGCCGGCACGACGCGCTTCATTCCGCACGACCGGCTCGAGGATGTGAAGGCCGAAGACTGGGAACGCATCATGGCCGTGAACTTGCAGGGCCCTTTCCAGTGCGCCCGCGCGGCGGCCGCGGCCATCCGTGCCAGCGGTGGCGAGGGCGAGATCGTCAATGTCGCCAGCACCGCCGGCATCGCCGCGACGGGCAGCTCGATCCCTTACTGCGCGTCGAAGGCGGCCCTATTGAATTTGACGGTCGCGTTGGCGCGCGTGCTGGCGCCAAAGATACGCGTCAACGCCGTGGCGCCGGGCTTCATCGACGGACGCTGGCTGCGAAACGGTCTTGGCCCGGCCTTCGAGTATGCGCTGAAGATGTACGAAGAGCGGCTACCGCTCGGACGCGTTTGCCAGCCCGAGGACGTGGCCGCCGCGATCGTCAGCTTGATCACCGGCTCGGACACCATCACCGGGCAGACGATCGTCTGCGACAGCGGCATGCTGATTGCAGATTTTCTTGCCCGGCCGAAGCAACCCTCGTAA
- a CDS encoding 4a-hydroxytetrahydrobiopterin dehydratase, producing the protein MAKDHVFTEAELQAELKKLPGWEVRDNWLRRKFGTPGWPHTLLLANTIGYLAEAAYHHPDLTLGYAEVTVKLQTHRVHGITASDTELAAKIDEVVLWKPTGGALEGFPKKWVH; encoded by the coding sequence ATGGCCAAGGACCATGTGTTTACCGAAGCCGAGTTGCAGGCCGAGCTCAAAAAGTTGCCGGGCTGGGAAGTACGCGACAACTGGCTGCGCCGCAAATTCGGCACGCCCGGGTGGCCGCATACGCTCTTGCTGGCCAATACGATCGGCTACCTGGCCGAGGCGGCCTACCATCATCCTGACCTGACGCTGGGTTATGCCGAAGTCACCGTAAAGCTGCAAACCCATCGCGTTCATGGCATTACGGCCAGCGACACCGAGTTGGCGGCCAAGATCGACGAGGTGGTGCTGTGGAAACCCACCGGCGGCGCCCTGGAGGGTTTTCCGAAAAAATGGGTCCACTAG
- a CDS encoding DUF885 domain-containing protein: MAADDTASKQLAALFAESWEFALREDPLFATSTGDSRYNDRLPRETLADQARRLQAEREFLARLQKIPCDELSRGEQVNYDIFARIKRDAIAEYEFQANLIPITNRSGFHISFPELPLEMPLATVGDYENYVSRLVAFSQFVDDNIELMRAGIKQGMVLPAVSMVDFDKAIQPHIVDDATKSLLDKPFEKFPETVAASEHARLTEAGRKAIMTSVVPGYRKLLEFLSKEYVPACRQQIGASALPRGREFYRHRVRQFTTLDLEPQQVHETGQAEVRRIKAEMEALMREVGFQGDFKAFVEQLRTDLKFYADSPEQLLKETALVLKRMDGELPKLFRKLPRTPYGIREVPDFIAPRTTTAYYQPPAGDGSRAGFYYVNTYNLSSRPLFEIEALSLHEAVPGHHLQIALAQEQDEMPPFRRFVLFTAFVEGWGLYAERLGLEVGFYTDPYRNFGRLSYEMWRACRLVVDTGMHYLGWTREQAIQFMADNTALSIHNITAEVDRYIAWPGQALAYKTGELKIRQLRKLAEERLKDRFDVREFHEVVLGAGAIPLTVLDENVRTWLDAKDTPDKAGD; the protein is encoded by the coding sequence ATGGCGGCCGATGATACGGCCAGCAAGCAGTTGGCTGCGTTATTCGCCGAGAGCTGGGAATTCGCGCTCCGCGAAGACCCGCTCTTCGCCACCAGCACGGGCGACTCGCGCTACAACGACCGGCTGCCGCGCGAGACGCTGGCCGATCAAGCGCGCCGCTTGCAGGCCGAGCGCGAGTTTCTCGCGCGACTGCAAAAGATCCCGTGCGACGAACTCTCGCGCGGCGAGCAGGTGAATTACGACATCTTCGCCCGAATCAAACGCGATGCGATCGCCGAATACGAGTTTCAGGCCAACCTGATACCGATCACCAATCGATCCGGCTTTCACATTTCCTTCCCCGAGCTGCCCCTGGAAATGCCGCTGGCGACCGTCGGGGACTATGAAAACTACGTTTCCCGATTGGTCGCCTTTTCGCAATTCGTCGACGACAACATCGAACTAATGCGGGCCGGCATCAAGCAAGGGATGGTCTTGCCCGCGGTTTCGATGGTCGATTTCGACAAGGCGATCCAGCCGCATATCGTCGACGATGCGACGAAAAGCCTGCTCGACAAGCCATTCGAGAAGTTTCCGGAGACCGTGGCGGCGTCGGAACATGCCCGGCTGACCGAGGCCGGCCGCAAGGCGATCATGACGAGCGTGGTGCCCGGCTATCGCAAGCTGCTGGAATTCTTGAGCAAGGAATACGTTCCGGCGTGCCGGCAGCAGATCGGCGCCAGCGCACTACCACGGGGCCGTGAATTCTATCGCCACCGCGTGCGTCAGTTCACCACGCTCGACCTGGAACCGCAGCAGGTTCACGAAACAGGCCAGGCCGAGGTGCGGCGCATCAAGGCCGAGATGGAAGCCTTGATGCGCGAAGTCGGTTTCCAAGGGGACTTCAAGGCGTTCGTCGAGCAGCTTCGCACCGACCTGAAGTTTTATGCCGACTCGCCCGAGCAGTTGCTCAAGGAAACTGCCCTGGTTTTGAAGCGCATGGACGGCGAGCTGCCGAAGCTGTTTCGCAAGCTGCCGCGCACGCCCTACGGCATCCGCGAAGTTCCGGATTTCATCGCTCCGCGCACCACGACGGCCTACTATCAGCCGCCGGCGGGCGACGGAAGCCGGGCCGGCTTCTATTACGTCAACACGTACAACCTGAGCAGCCGGCCGCTGTTCGAAATCGAAGCTCTTTCCCTGCACGAGGCCGTGCCCGGCCATCACTTGCAGATCGCGCTCGCGCAGGAGCAGGACGAGATGCCTCCGTTCCGCCGGTTTGTCCTGTTCACGGCCTTTGTCGAAGGGTGGGGGCTGTATGCCGAGCGGCTCGGCCTCGAAGTCGGCTTCTACACCGACCCGTATCGCAACTTCGGCCGATTGAGTTACGAGATGTGGCGGGCCTGCCGCCTGGTCGTCGATACCGGCATGCACTACCTGGGCTGGACCCGCGAGCAGGCGATCCAGTTTATGGCCGACAACACGGCCCTCTCGATCCATAACATCACGGCCGAAGTGGATCGTTACATCGCCTGGCCCGGCCAGGCGCTGGCCTACAAGACGGGGGAATTGAAGATTCGCCAGCTGCGCAAGCTGGCCGAGGAGCGACTGAAAGACCGCTTCGACGTCCGCGAATTTCACGAGGTGGTGCTTGGCGCCGGCGCCATTCCGTTGACCGTTCTGGACGAGAACGTGCGGACGTGGCTGGACGCGAAGGATACGCCTGACAAGGCCGGCGACTAG